The segment AACAGATTATCCCTTGACGTTACGTAAAAACTCGTTTCCCTTGATGACCCACATATCCTCGGCGTCGTTCATCTCGTCGCACCTTTTAGAAGCCCAAAGGACCATGGACCCCATTATCTTAAAATACACCAGAGTCGAACGTGTGCATCCCTGACAATAATTATCCAGCCTTCCTCAATGTTTGACAGCCTGAATTCCATTGTGCAGTCTTCATACCGACGAACAAGTATTAACCAAGGTAAACCACTCCTGACCGCTACTTTCTTCGACCCACTAACCGGAGAAAGGCCCCATCTCGACCATCAAAACACGCTTCGGACTGGCCATCTCGGTTGATTTTATCAGCGAACGTTTGTCATCGTTTATGATACTTGAAAAATGTCATGAGACCAACTTGATGGTTCGTGACTTTGCCAGGATAAATCTTCTGGCTGAATGGGTGAATCTTGGGTAAGTAGGTAAAGTctataaataagaataaaggTAGGAGATTCGTAAGGCTAATCAGTTGGATACGAGACCAACGACCAGTTTGAAGGTCGGTGAAAAGGTCCGATAATTGTAACGTGGTAAGAGCGAGTTGCACGTTGGACGAATAAAGAATTTCCGGCATGCTCATTGTGGATGCACCGCGATTACCTCGAGACAACGTAACTTTATGGCGATAGAAATTTTTGCGAAGTGGGACTGTCTATTACAGACGTCGTGATCGAGGTTTGTATTATACGtccaaacatgaaacctacaTAAACGGTTACTGCTATTTGTATTACAATTTAACGCGTTGACTATCGTGAACAGTGACCCAAGAtgctaattttcttttctttttttttttttttttaggacgATTAAAATGAGATAAACTTCGCTAAAGAATCATAAAACGTTACGGTGCAGTATATTTCttaaagaggagaaaaagaggaaaaggtaATTCGAACGAACTATCTTCTATCTGTTATAAAAAGCCATTATTGCTTTGGACGAGTAGGTTAATAAACGTTACATCACGTCGATTCGATGTACATTACGACGCAAATTGGAATTCATTCGAGGATGAGAAACAAGAACTTCCCCTTTCTGATTTCGCGATCTCGCCTTGTTATGAGATGAATCATCGTGGTACCGTTCGAGAGTAAGTCTTTCATCGAAGATGAAAGGTCGCTAGCATTTGGCTCGAACGTACTTGACCCTGGTATCGGTTCAAGGCAAGGCGAAAAGCCGCTTTGATTTTCAACGATGCAACGAGGAGGATCCGATTTGAGGAACCGATTGGGGTTCCCCGATCGCACACGATCGGTATACTATAACCTGGCTGGTAGGGAATCGTTGTCTTATTTACCCAGAGCGAATTAGAATGCTTAATAATCGTAGCCTCGGTCGAGACAGGTGGTGGTGGCTTGACCGACTTTTAAAGAAACCTTGGGGGGAGTTGGGCGGCATCTTCAGTTAGACATTGGCCTCCGCAAGACGAAGAGTCGGAAAAAAGAGCTGAAGGGTGCGACGAAGAGAGACGTCCTTTTCCAACGATCCTCTTGACTTCTATACGAAATTTTCATCTGGTATATATTCTTCTGTCAGTAGCACAGGTCAGTGAGAAATGGTTTTCTAGTTTCGTTgatctcttcttctttttcaccgTGACGCTTTCAGTTTCATCGTTAATAGAAATCGTGTTCTAATCTAATCTGattgtaattaattctttatctCTGATTCTATGTAACGTAGGCTTCTCATTATTCCAATTATACCCGAGACTTTTAACTCGAGCGAAGAAGTTCAATTTTCTGTCACGTTATTAATCATAGTAACTAAGTCCGGAAGGATCGATGGATCGGACACATACCTACGCGTACCTGATCACCGTTTCTCGTGACGTGACCGCATATTGTTCCGCACAAAGCTGACTGACGCGTGTGCTTCCTGAAGCGTTGTTCAGGTACCATCCGAACGGTGAACTTCTTACAAGAGACGTCTTTGGCCGTGACCGTGATTTAGGTCAACCGGTCGCAGACAAGAAGTTAGCACGCGCCGTGACGAGCCCATTAGTCGAAACAAGAGGAAAAAGTCGTTCCTCCTACGAGTTCGCTGCTCGAAATGATTGGTCCCGTCGGAGGATCAACCGCGCGTTTCACCCTTTGCCGAGCTATCGTTAACGAGCGTGAACACGTGGTCGCATTGTTCACGGATCTCTAACATCCGGCAGTTCTGCGTGACAGCCGACGTTCCGTTAGCTTCCCTCTATTTTGGATCTATATCTGTACGCTTTGGTTTCAGAAACGAAGAGAATTTCGTTGATAGACCTTGATACAtacgtttaataaataataattatttcgtttgaaAAGGATAAGGAACAAAGGAACAAAGCTTTGTAAATCGCCAACAGGAAACGGTGTACCTATTGTCCTCGTTAAAATTTACTACAATCGCTGGGTAAGAGATAGCGTACCGTTCGTAGCGCGTTGAATATCAATACGTTTTGATTTAAGATCTTCCCTTTGAGCAAAGCCGAGTGACAGCGGTAGGAAAATACGGAGCATGTCAAGTGCATGGCCGACCTTCGCGAGCGTACGATGCAAACGATGAATACTCGCGTCCGTGAATCTTTAGACTTTGTTGATTTATTTAGAAACTTCGTAGGATGTACTCGTGTCATCGTCATACTTTGATTTACAGGACAAGAGCGAAAATGCGGCTGTCGATGGTGGTCGAGTTGTTACTGATCGTGCTTCTGATCGCGTTCGCCGCTTACGGCAGAGTGATCGGTAATGATTTTCAAGAGTTTCCACATTGTTAACGTCAATTCTTGTAATAGCCTGGTAATTTCACGTGACTGTCGGCTTCCTTGCTTGTAGAAAGGAAACGTTTATTGAAGGATTGAAGTTAATAAGAGATATAATTTCGAAGGATGAAGTCACTTCTTTTAGAGGTCTAATGAACGTAACTTCAAAATTCTGTTCGAAAATTACATGTTCCTACGTAACACGGTATATCCTTTCTAAAACGTAAAATTACTCACGGTGGAAAATAAATTCggaaaatttatttgcttCAATTTTCTCGCGCTCCCTGTTCCTGAAAAAGGCAAacgtacatgtatatacgtgATGAAATTATCAATTCTATAGAGCGCGATGAGAAAGCAGAAGATAGAGCGATTAGGGATGTGAGCGGTTCTAAACAGAGTAACGTCGGTATATCGACGTTATCGTTGAAACAGGCAACCGACAACGTCAACAGATATTGCACTTGCAATGAGAACATATGCAATTGCTGCAGAGACTTCCATATACCGCTGGTGCAATTACAAGGACCAGGTAAGCCATGTGTAATTTAATTGAACGTAATAGAACGCGGCCGTTAGAAAGGATAGcaataaaggaaataaatgCCGCGTTATTAGATCCTTCATAGACTATTCGGTCAAACATCGTTGCATGTAATTAAACGCGAGCATGTACACAGTGTCCAAGACTGATTCTAATTATCGAGACGATAAAAAAAGCGTCTGTACAGAGACCtcaatgtttatttttgtttaagtTACGAACTGttgatgtaataaaaaaaaaaaattttaatattgtcaATGTCgcgaaaatggaaattttgcCACACTCGGTACTGTACGATGTTCGTACGACgcttaatagaaaatttattggaTGAATCGCAGCATAAcatattggattggcaacttgCTGAAATCGACCTAGATAAGGGTGAATTTTTCTGTACACGGGATTGCATAGctaaatattttcacgtaCATGAAAAAGCCTGTGTGCTAGAAATGTGCATAAAAAATGTTACTAAAACGCCTCGATTATCCGCGATAGTACATAATTAGATGATATTCCGTATACTTGTTAAAGACTTGAACAAGAATATCGTCCATTTCAGGATGTGCATCATTGCAATACTTGCAAGGGGATAATTTGGCGGTGCAACTTAGCTTCGGTGATAACATCCTAACAAGCACAATCGTAAATGGTAAGTACTTGCGTCGCTCATATATTTCAGAGTCTGGAGATAACGTCACAAGCGCCATACAATGTCACGGATTTATCTCTATTTGAAAGCTCGCGGCACAGCCAGAAAAGTTATTTGCCTGAAAAGTGTGTTAATCGTTTAGCAAAACGATGCGAGAAGCCTGCCGGAATTCAGGAAATGAGACTTTCACAACTAACGCGTACGCGCTGCGCTTTTAAAAGGCGAGTGCGCTTTATCGGTTCGAAAAATGTTTgcagaaaaattgaaaaactgtGTTAAAAAGTCGATATCTCCCGTGTGTTTGTTCGCTGTGAAACGAATGCTATGTCAAAAATAAAGtattcataacgtataaacatCGCTCGATCGACTTGCGTCGCGATCGTTCGAGGAGAAAGTGCGGCATACATTAAACGAATAAGGAAACACGTTCCCTAAACGATTTCTATGATTGCTATGACGATCTACAATGATttgttatgacgctttatacgcTATGGGGTTTTAGGAAAGAATCCAAAGCCCGTATGCGTCCCGTTACCTGGAGGGTTTACGAAATTCTGTGGAAGAATTTATTCCATTAAACGGGATGCTAAAAATCACTTCAAAGCCTGCCTTGGACTGGAATTACAATCAGCGACAGAACTTGAGGCCAGTTTACGCGTTAGCTGCTTTAGGTAATgacatttatttcttaataatatttattaatcgataatatttttacgagtCATACAGAAAGATTAAAATGTTTACGCAATTGTCATGTCATAGATTTGGCCCTGACGGTCTAAAGTTACGCCCAGCAGAACCACTTCCGGTAATCGAAGCTGAGGTCACGGAAGaagacgacgatgacgatTTCTTTGGCCTCGGTTCGGACGATGACGATGAAGACGATGATGCCGAGGATAATGCACCGTTGGCTAACTCCGTACCAAATTCCTCCGCGGAAGAAGACGAGgaagaagacgacgacgaagatgTTCTTGGATTCGGAGCTCTATTAGATATTATAACTGGCGAAGATGAGACCTCAACGAAGAAACCAAAAGTAACCACGCCTCCACCTCTTCTCCACTTCACGATTCCAATTCTAAATAAGCCGACATCGTCATCAGTAGATTCTAACGTCGCAAGTAACGTTGCCACTAACGATTCCGAAGAAGACAACGAGTATAATCAAGAATCCTCGAACATAAGCGGAGAAGgcaatatcgaaataaatgaCGAATCTGCAGCCACCGATACGACGGGTAGCGAAGCCGAAGAGATCGTTACACAGGTCTCGAATAAGGTAGCTTCCTATACGAAGCCGGATAAAACACCGATTAAGAAATTCACAGCGGTTGATACGAGTACGAAAAAGCCAAGCATCACGAGCTCCAGTATCAACGCAatcgaaaatgaaacgaacaagaagaagaaacccTTGAGGAAACCGATTAAGGGCGAAGaggacgacgatgacgatatTCTAGGAGATAGTCtggacgacgatgacgacgacgacgatgaggATGAAGAGATTttaaacgacgacgacgatgataaCGAGAAGGATAGCGAGGCAGAGGAGGACGAAGATGAGAAGGTTGACGGAAGTGAACACGGGAATCACGAGGACGAGGACGAGAAAGGCGAGATTGAAGATTtagatgacgacgacgacgaagaagatGCAGTGATCAGCGCGTTGGTTTATGACGAAAAAGAGAATGGAAAGAAGAAGGGCAAAGTAAAGAAGCATCATCAGTCTTCCGAAGCTTACGATGATGACTCGGATTACGAATTAGGCTTGACCGGGCTTTTGGCAAGAAGCAGGCATTCGAGAGACAGTCGCCAGAGCAAAGAGATGAGATTCTAAGTCCTATATTCTATACACGTTCTATACACGTATAGAATAATCAAAAGAAACCGTGAGACGATAGTTTTCCAAATAGATCAATCGAGTATCGGCAAAGATTAAGTCCAAAGTAAACTAACCGTTCAAGATTGGACTTCTTTGTTAACTcgaagaatatatcgttgaCTATGTTAACAAGTATGGAGACTGATAGCTTCTTCCGTTCTTTGATAAGAATCATTCTATTATTTAACTAACTACTAGTAGATAAcaacatatgtataatactttttgtaaAAAGCTTTTCTGCTAATGTTATTCAGACATCATGATAATAGATATGATAGAGTTATACGTACTAAAatgtaacttttataaaaagtcGCCATATAAATCTGtgcaaataatttaatgttatttaagacagtaattaatgtaatttatgtacggtcatataattaatttattgaatctGTAATTAAACGTATACCCTTATTTAACTTATATCTGCATTAAATAAACTTATATCAGCTTATATACGAAGAGTATGTACTTCTTGCATGAAAAGATTGTTCACGGGGGATTTGAATGATTTCCAGCTTTTTGTTACTTTTATCACATAATTATATGCAGGTCACATACGTTTTTCTGATGCAGTTATGTAACTTTGAATACATCAATCGAAGCAGCTCGTTGTTTTCTACAAAAAGTAGAAACTTATTTACGTCGACAAATAGTATATCAGTTGCACATCAATTTTAATCATTGTCCCAAAATAAACTTTCCATTCGgcaagtaattaataaataattcgaggtataaattataatcaaaTAACCTTTgtgtatatttcaatatctgTGAGTGGGTCAAACGCTTTATCAGTAGAGATCGACAGCGCTCTACACAGAGCTACAAAAGTCACGCGTGAATTTCGTATAGTCGATGAGCCCGAAACGGTATATAAACACGGTATTCCATTCCAATCGATCTCATTTTGTGGGTTTGACCGATCGGCAACAcacctttctcttctttctttactAAAATCATGTTCAAATTGTTCAGCGTTTTTGTGACACTCCTCTTGGTACAGACAGCCTGGAGTTCCACGTCTCACGATAAAAGCATTAAAGCTCTTCAAAAAGGTAACCTATAATTTTTACGACAATCAAagagttaaaaataatttcattcggAAACAGATAGTAATTTTAGGCACTTGGCTCGTTTCATGAGAAAATCTTATACCGATTCGATTATATAGTTTTAGCCAATTCGGTGACGTACTATGACCCGAATACCGGAACTGAGCTAAACGCAGAGATAACCAATTCAAAACAGAATAATTCGATCGCTACAAAGATATATCAACGTTCGCTATGCCACTGTGAGGAGAGCAGTTGTAACTGTTGCGTCGGTATTCGTTTCCTTGGTTTTAATGGCCCAGTGTGTATTAGAATTACAATTAATGAATACAGTAAAGCCGTCATAACCGCAAACGGAAAAACAATATTAACACATTACTTTAGAggtaagaattttattttattttctttctgtaTATTTATCGAACTGTGCTTTCTcacgatatattttaattgtagcGCATTCACGCCCGAGATGTGTTAGTCTTTTCAaccatataaatatttgcggTCGATTCAACTTTTATTATGTTAATGACCATTTGCGATCTTGTATGAGCATCAGACTTCAGTTTCTCTTCCTTACATTTTCGGGATTCCAATTTCCATGCGTTCAAATTGGCGATGACGGGATCTCTATGGCGAGTCTCGCACTGTTACTGAATCAGCCTGTCACAGAGTCAGAAGAGCAAGTAACCAACTCGGAAATATACGACGAAGTAGATTTCGAACAGCAGGATCTGGAAGTTCCTGACAATCACATGTTAATGTTGACTCCCGAGCAAGAGGCACAAATCGGACAATTAAAATTGCGATCACTAGGAACGAATTAATATCTGTGTAAAATGACATAGTTATTATTAACTAGAAAGTAGcggtaattttattcgttaatttAAAGATTAGTTTCTAGTATctattgttaccttattattataatgtacAGTGTATAATAAAGTTGAACCAAGTCTGTATGGTCATACCTGTTATCCTTTCTTACTATTTGTACAGAGacaatatttcgaataaaacgcGAATATTTCCAAATATCCAAAAATCACTAAACGTCTCATCAAAGTCTGCCTTAGACTGAATTTAGAATTAGCGGCAGAACTCGAAGCTAGTTTATGCGTTAAGCTGTGTTACGTCAGGTGACTCTTTACGTAACCCAGAATCCATCCCTCGGTCGAGGCAGCTATTAGTTGTGCAAATATAATTAGTCGAACCGCGATAATCCttaatcgttataaaatatatttaagtcGAGACGTTCTTTATTGTTATTGCTCCATCAGGTAAAAAATGGGAAGGTTGAGTTTTTCCCATGTTCAACGGTCATTTCCATCCGCAAGCGACCAGTGGTTGAGCGACCAACACCCAGCAATACTTTTCCTCTGCGACAGCATTGTCATTGAACTTCACTGGTTTGTCGTCCTCAGATGAGTCAACATCTCTTCACTAGTTGTCAGATTAGTCTACATCTCTTGACTGGTTTTTCAACTTTAGAACAGTCATCTGTTTAACTTATATTTATACGCACTGAGCGTAACTGTCTATGTCTACAAGTTGTTGGAGTAAATTATATATCGTAACCTGTTATTCTCAGTGTCATAATCAATTCAACCACCTCTGTTATCCTAAatgaaataggggatcgatcacTACGTGACGTcgattatattaggttgtccgagaagattctttcgttttataaggaaatgatagacgcacaatgtttttggttttatattagtttattcaattatgcacgaacataataatagaagtagaacgaaatggatcatacctaattcaacaAAATTGTAGCGGCATATGCGTCTTAGGACGTTTCGATACGAAGATGCCTCATATAGTTGCTTAGCTACAGAGGATTAACAGTGTACGACgcacataatttaataaacaaagcAATTTCGCTGATACGTGCAACTTACAACCAGCGACATGTTCAAACCTTTCGCTACCCCCCTCGATCAGTATAAATATACGACCAAGTTCTCCACGAGTCAGTAGTAGTGCGAATGAATATCAGTATCGAATCAGTCTAACGAATCAGCATAACGATTAGTATCAGTACCGCAGTATCGCGCAATCTTATAACGAGTATCATCAAGCGAACAACGCTTGCGATTAACTttgtattctacattttaaaatatctacaCGTCTCACCGTCCACCACAAAATGGtacaaaacagaaattgttgttcatctattatcaccttacgaaacgaaagaaacttttcggacaacctaatataatcgtaacgggaatttacgactcccgttgccGCGCTTccacgcgatcgcgtctctccgcgaacggtcgaatAAGCTGTTTTAGGTAATGATACGTATTTATtaatagtatttatttattgataatatttttctgtgaATGAATGCAGaacgaataaaagatataCACAGTTGCGATATCATTGATTTGACCCCGACCCTCTAAAGCTATGTCCAGTAGAACCATTTCCAGTTATCGAAGTCGAGGTTCCGGAAGAAGACGACGGTGACGTGATTTCTTTGCCCAAGAACAATGACGAAGAAGACGATGATCCCGAGGATGATGCACTATTGGCTAACTTCGTACCAAATTCTTCCGCGGAAGAAGACGAGGATGAAAACGATGTCGAACTATTCTCAAATTCGGCACTCTTAGAAGAATCAAAACTAATCACGGCCCGCCTCTTCTTTACTTCACAGTTTCAATTCTACGGAAGCTGATATCGTTGCCAGTAGATTCTAGCGTCGGAAGTAACGTTGTCACTAATAATTCCAAAGAAGACAACGGGTATAATCAAGAATCCTCGAAGATGAGAGAAGAAAGCAGTATCGAAATAAATGACGAATCTGCAGCCACCGATACGACGGGTAGCGAAGCCGAAGAAATCGTTAAAAAGGTCTTCAATAAGATAGAGTCCTATGCGAAGCCGGATAAAACACCGACCGAGAAATTCACAACGTCGGATACGAATACGGGGAAGCCTGGCATCGCGAGCTCCAGCATCAACGAAATCGAAAATGAGAGgagtaaaaagaagaaacccTTGAGGAAACCGATTAAGGGCGAAGaggacgacgatgacgatatTCTAGGAGATAGTCtggacgacgatgacgacgacgacgatgaggATGAAGAGATTttaaacgacgacgacgatgataaCGAGAAGGATAGCGAAGCAGAGGAGGACGAAGATGAGAAGGTTGACGGAAGTGAACACGAGAATCACGAGGACGAAGACGAGAGAGGCGAGATTGAAGATTtagatgacgacgacgacgaagaagatGCAGTGATCAGCGCGTTGGTTTATGACGAAAAAGAGAATGGAAAGAAGATGGGCAAAGTGAAGAAACATCACCAGTCTTCCGAAGCTTACGATGATGACTCGGATTACGAATTAGGCTTGACCGGGCTTTTGGCAAGAAGCAGGCATTCGAGAGACAGTCGCCATAGCAAAGAGATGAgattttaattcttatatGCATACTAGTCCCGTTCTATGCACGTATAGAATAATCAAAAGAAACCGTGAAACGGTAGTTTTCCAAATAGATCAATCGATTATCGGCGAAGATTAAGTCCAAAGTTTTAGTAACCGTTCAAGATTGGACTTCTTTGTTAACTcgaagaatatatcgttgaCTATGTTAAGAAGTATGGAGACTGATAGCTGCTTCTGTTCTTTGATAAGAATCATTCTATTATTTAACTAACTACTAGTAGATAAcaacatatgtataatactttttgtaaGAAGCTTTTCTGCTAATGTTATTTAGACATCATGATAATAGATATGATAGAGTTATACGTACTAAAatgtaacttttataaaaagtcGCCATATAAATCTGtgcaaataatttaatgttatttaagacagtaattaatgtaatttatgtacggttatataattaatttattgaatctGTAATTAAACGTATACCCTTATTTAACTTATATCTGCATTAAATAAACTTACATCAGCTTACATACGAACAGTATGTACTTCTTGCATGAAAATTGTTCACGGGGGATTTGAATGATTTCCAGCTTTTTGTTGCTTTTATCACATAATTATATGCAGGTCATATACGTTTTTCTAATGCAGTTATGTAATTTTGAATACATCAATCGAAGCAGCTCGTTGTTTTCTACAAAAAGTAGAAACTTATTTACGTTGACAAATAGTATATCAGTTGCACATCAATTTTAATCATTATCCCTAAATAAACTTTCCATTCGgcaagtaattaataaataattcgaagtataaattacttttactGCGCTTTTGGCAGGAAATAGGCACTCGAGGAGCAATCGTCACAGCAAGGAAACGAGATTTTTAAGTCTTGTATTCATGCTCGTCCCGTTTTGTATACGTATAGAATAATGAAACAATCGAGGAACGATAGTTTTCGAAATCGATCAGTCGAATGTTTAGCAAAGTTTGTCGTTCATGATTGTTAGGTCTTTTTATTAACTCGACTTATCATTGCTAACTATGTTAAAAAGTGGAAAATCtgataatttcttttgttATCATAAACCACTTTATTTCttaagtaattaataattttgaaaaattgctaATAGATAACAATAATTCAAAACTTGTTGAAAGTGCTCACGTACAAAGATTATTAATGGATTTTTTACGTtgagaaaatgtaaatgatTAGGAAAGTAGTGTACATCTGTGTTTGTTTGATAAATATGTTGGATCTGTAATTAAACGTactaaataaacatttattctccgattttaatatgtaaatataatctaCGCAAATTACTTACTGTATGAAAAAGTATCTCAGATaagatttcatttatttcgtcgttttctttctttcatttttatcgttaatcTTTTTGTAGGTTGTATATAAAAGTCATATAAAGGTCACATACgtttttttaaaatagaattgtataattttgatTGCAGTGATCGATGCAGCTCGTTATTTTCTACGAAAACGTACGAATCTACTTATGTTGACAATCACTTCTGTAgttatgttttaattttaatttttttctctaaATGATTTTTTTGTTCAGCAATCAATTAACGATGTAGTTTGCAATAACAGACAAAAGTCAGATAATCTGTACATCATAATGTctacatatagaaatatttatagcaTAATATGCACTATAAGGTATAATATAAGtatagtatgtatatatatatatgtatatatacaacatgacatatatttatatatgtattatctaTAAGTCCTCCAAATGATCTATCAATCGAGATAATCGATAATTAACAACTACTTTTTATATGTGCGTTTGTAAATATCACGCACTGATTTCATCTAATCGATGAGCACAAAACGGTATATAAATATGGCATTCGACTTAGAGCGgtcatattttatgaaatcgtGATACACCTtacttctcttctttcttcattAAAATCATGTTGTTCAAATTGTTGAACGTCTTTGTGACACTCCTCCTGGTACAGGCTGCCTGGTGCGCTACGTCTCACGATGAAGATATTGAAACTTCTCAAGAAggtaacaaataatttttatgaaaatcaaAGAGTTAGAAAGAATTTAATTCAGAAGTGGATAGTAATTTTAAGCAGTTGGTTCGCTTCATAggataattttatatcgaatcGATTATATTTTCACAGTCCAGTCTGACTTAGTGTCGTACTATGATCCGTACACCGGAACTGAACTGGACGTACACACGAGCGATTCCATTCTTGCAATGATACATGAACGTTCTCTATGTCAAAGTGAACCGAACGCTTATGCCTGTTGCGTTGGTGTTcatatcaaaaatatgaaagcaTCATTATGTGCAAAACTTGTCAACGGTAACGACCCTAAGGTTGAGATAACCGCAAACGGAAAAACGATCTTCTCGCATTCCGCGAAGGGTAAGCATTTTTATTCCTGTTTTTCATTCCTCTATTCTTTGTATATCAAACGGTAATTTCTCACGATATATTTCACAACTGTTGTAGCGAACTTGCCTGAAATGTGTGGTAACCTGTTCGAAGGAGTAAAAGTATGCGAACAAACACAAGTGTCTGCTACTAACAATGGTTTACGGGTTTGCTCGAACATCAGACTTAAATACGCTATGATCTTTAAGAGTCACATAAATATCCCATGCTTTAACATTAACAAACATGGAATCTCCGTGGGGAGCTTCGCACTGTTAGAGAATCAGTAGGTAATGGAATCGAAAATGTACGACGAATTTATGGCAACTACATTCCAACGTTAACTTGCGAGCATGAGACATAAATTggtcaattaaaaatatgaataccagaaacgaattaatatcggtgtaaaattatatagttattataaaattgtaacaattttattcgttgATTTAAAG is part of the Bombus fervidus isolate BK054 chromosome 7, iyBomFerv1, whole genome shotgun sequence genome and harbors:
- the LOC139989332 gene encoding uncharacterized protein is translated as MRLSMVVELLLIVLLIAFAAYGRVIERDEKAEDRAIRDVSGSKQSNVGISTLSLKQATDNVNRYCTCNENICNCCRDFHIPLVQLQGPGCASLQYLQGDNLAVQLSFGDNILTSTIVNGKNPKPVCVPLPGGFTKFCGRIYSIKRDAKNHFKACLGLELQSATELEASLRVSCFRFGPDGLKLRPAEPLPVIEAEVTEEDDDDDFFGLGSDDDDEDDDAEDNAPLANSVPNSSAEEDEEEDDDEDVLGFGALLDIITGEDETSTKKPKVTTPPPLLHFTIPILNKPTSSSVDSNVASNVATNDSEEDNEYNQESSNISGEGNIEINDESAATDTTGSEAEEIVTQVSNKVASYTKPDKTPIKKFTAVDTSTKKPSITSSSINAIENETNKKKKPLRKPIKGEEDDDDDILGDSLDDDDDDDDEDEEILNDDDDDNEKDSEAEEDEDEKVDGSEHGNHEDEDEKGEIEDLDDDDDEEDAVISALVYDEKENGKKKGKVKKHHQSSEAYDDDSDYELGLTGLLARSRHSRDSRQSKEMRF
- the LOC139989333 gene encoding uncharacterized protein — its product is MFKLFSVFVTLLLVQTAWSSTSHDKSIKALQKVLANSVTYYDPNTGTELNAEITNSKQNNSIATKIYQRSLCHCEESSCNCCVGIRFLGFNGPVCIRITINEYSKAVITANGKTILTHYFRAHSRPRCVSLFNHINICGRFNFYYVNDHLRSCMSIRLQFLFLTFSGFQFPCVQIGDDGISMASLALLLNQPVTESEEQVTNSEIYDEVDFEQQDLEVPDNHMLMLTPEQEAQIGQLKLRSLGTN
- the LOC139989334 gene encoding uncharacterized protein: MREESSIEINDESAATDTTGSEAEEIVKKVFNKIESYAKPDKTPTEKFTTSDTNTGKPGIASSSINEIENERSKKKKPLRKPIKGEEDDDDDILGDSLDDDDDDDDEDEEILNDDDDDNEKDSEAEEDEDEKVDGSEHENHEDEDERGEIEDLDDDDDEEDAVISALVYDEKENGKKMGKVKKHHQSSEAYDDDSDYELGLTGLLARSRHSRDSRHSKEMRF
- the LOC139989169 gene encoding uncharacterized protein, whose product is MLFKLLNVFVTLLLVQAAWCATSHDEDIETSQEVQSDLVSYYDPYTGTELDVHTSDSILAMIHERSLCQSEPNAYACCVGVHIKNMKASLCAKLVNGNDPKVEITANGKTIFSHSAKANLPEMCGNLFEGVKVCEQTQVSATNNGLRVCSNIRLKYAMIFKSHINIPCFNINKHGISVGSFALLENQ